One window of the Corticium candelabrum chromosome 7, ooCorCand1.1, whole genome shotgun sequence genome contains the following:
- the LOC134182470 gene encoding TNF receptor-associated factor 3-like: protein MDYTTFGVMLLAKKESKESCAWIGELRQRDEYKQECEYIVQPCDNNCGDNVMRKDMDKENECNRRMYPVSCPHHCGVLIARECMKMHTSREGECPNGPLQCDFASVGCQFIGTEAKLQNHLERDTMSHLSLAMKSLYNVTENLAKSEMKQQETEMKLVRMKDTQLQFHAASHHRTIGKVREEAAGNGKET from the exons ATGGACTATACGACGTTTGGAGTTATGCTGTTAGCAAAGAAAGAATCGAAG GAAAGCTGTGCATGGATTGGTGAACTGAGACAGCGAGATGAATACAAACAGGAATGTGAGTATATCGTTCAACCGTGTGACAATAACTGTGGAGATAATGTAATGAGGAAGGACATGGACAAGGAGAATGAGTGCAACCGCCGGATG TATCCTGTTTCTTGTCCTCATCATTGTGGAGTGCTGATTGCTAGGGAATGTATGAAAATGCACACCAGTAGAGAGGGCGAGTGTCCTAACGGTCCTCTACAGTGCGATTTTGCATCTGTTGGATGCCAATTCATTGGGACCGAAGCGAAATTACAAAATCATTTAGAAAGAGACACCATGAGTCATCTTAGCCTAGCTATGAAATCACTGTATAATGTCACAGAAAATTTGGCAAAGTCAGAGATGAAGCAGCAAGAGACAGAAATGAAACTTGTAAGAATGAAAGATACTCAGCTTCAGTTCCATGCAGCATCACATCACAGAACAATTGGCAAAGTCAGAGAAGAAGCAGCAGGAAACGGAAAAGAAACTTGA